One segment of Phaeacidiphilus oryzae TH49 DNA contains the following:
- a CDS encoding pyridoxamine 5'-phosphate oxidase family protein, translated as MPLKPEERARLLDEPLIAVLSVASGEPGRGPIGVPVWYLAEESGDLVLVTGRSSRKARLLEAAGRATLTVQREEPTYRWASAEGPVEFVPADAALVARIAARYLPPGAAESYAAGTDPAATVGIRLRPERWAGADLGSVS; from the coding sequence TTGCCGCTCAAGCCGGAGGAGCGCGCCCGGCTCCTCGACGAACCGCTGATCGCCGTCCTCTCGGTGGCGTCCGGCGAGCCCGGTCGCGGGCCGATCGGCGTCCCCGTCTGGTACCTGGCGGAGGAGTCCGGCGACCTGGTGCTGGTCACCGGCCGTTCCTCGCGGAAGGCCCGGCTGCTGGAGGCCGCCGGCCGGGCCACCCTGACGGTGCAGCGCGAGGAGCCGACCTACCGCTGGGCCTCGGCCGAGGGCCCGGTGGAGTTCGTGCCGGCCGACGCCGCTCTGGTGGCCCGGATCGCCGCCCGCTACCTTCCGCCCGGCGCCGCCGAGTCGTACGCCGCCGGCACCGACCCGGCCGCCACCGTCGGCATCCGCCTGCGTCCTGAGCGCTGGGCCGGGGCCGACCTCGGCAGCGTCTCCTGA
- a CDS encoding TetR/AcrR family transcriptional regulator, translating to MPAGERAEKVDGRRARWAGQHERRREQFVDAALDAIAEHGPEVSTAQIADAAGVARTRLYKHFADAADLQRAVAGRAAASVAAALEPVWQPHGTPMEMIRNGVGAYFGWLRRNADLYRYLSRNMRGQEAVADIKSAIGGHLGDLFAGYLTAVGGEPGPADPLGYGIVGLVDAATLHWLDQPGGLPPEQLSELLARAIWNMLDGALRAQGYVLEPDRELDLIAMGREDAEA from the coding sequence ATGCCGGCCGGGGAGAGAGCGGAGAAAGTCGACGGACGGCGTGCGCGCTGGGCCGGCCAGCACGAACGCCGGCGCGAGCAGTTCGTGGACGCCGCCCTCGACGCGATCGCCGAGCACGGGCCAGAGGTCTCCACGGCCCAGATCGCGGACGCCGCCGGCGTCGCCAGGACCAGGCTCTACAAGCACTTCGCGGACGCGGCCGATCTGCAGCGGGCGGTCGCCGGGCGGGCGGCGGCCTCGGTCGCGGCGGCCCTGGAGCCGGTCTGGCAGCCGCACGGCACCCCGATGGAGATGATCAGGAACGGCGTCGGCGCGTACTTCGGCTGGCTGCGGCGCAACGCCGACCTGTACCGCTACCTCAGCCGCAACATGCGCGGGCAGGAGGCGGTCGCCGACATCAAGAGCGCCATCGGCGGCCACCTCGGCGACCTGTTCGCCGGCTACCTCACCGCGGTCGGCGGCGAGCCGGGCCCGGCCGATCCGCTCGGCTACGGCATCGTCGGCCTCGTCGACGCGGCCACCCTCCACTGGCTGGACCAGCCCGGCGGGCTGCCGCCCGAGCAGCTGTCGGAGCTCCTGGCCCGCGCCATCTGGAACATGCTGGACGGCGCCCTGCGCGCGCAGGGCTACGTCCTGGAGCCGGACCGGGAGCTGGACCTGATCGCGATGGGCCGCGAGGACGCGGAGGCCTAG
- a CDS encoding AurF N-oxygenase family protein, translating to MSTTAGTEEISRGLLGSSAALSYDPETEVDWSAPLPADKHGLNPEWSVLYGTPLWREMTEEQRVTLTRHEVCSIMSTGIWFEMILQQLILRDQYVKDHASAEFRFALTEIADECRHSLMFARACEAMGVPAYFPRRPVVEAARLFKAVGTAEAAYGGILVAEEVLDVMQRDAMRDERVLDLVRTTSRIHVVEESRHMRFARAEIRDRVAGTGRLRRQAAAMSIAVVAYVIVTSLVNDGVFAAAGLDPARAREEARRNPHHHAMMRSSGAPLMRFLGGAGLLTRPASALYQRVHLL from the coding sequence ATGAGCACCACCGCAGGCACCGAGGAGATCTCCCGCGGACTGCTCGGCTCCTCGGCCGCGCTCTCCTACGATCCGGAGACCGAGGTCGACTGGTCCGCCCCGCTCCCCGCGGACAAGCACGGGCTCAACCCCGAGTGGAGCGTCCTCTACGGCACCCCGCTGTGGCGGGAGATGACGGAGGAGCAGCGGGTCACCCTGACCCGGCACGAGGTCTGCTCGATCATGAGCACCGGGATCTGGTTCGAGATGATCCTCCAGCAGCTGATCCTCCGCGACCAGTACGTCAAGGACCACGCCTCGGCCGAGTTCCGCTTCGCCCTCACCGAGATCGCGGACGAGTGCCGGCACTCCCTCATGTTCGCCCGCGCCTGCGAGGCGATGGGGGTGCCCGCGTACTTCCCCCGGCGGCCGGTGGTCGAGGCGGCCCGGCTCTTCAAGGCCGTCGGCACCGCCGAGGCCGCGTACGGCGGGATCCTCGTGGCCGAGGAGGTGCTGGACGTGATGCAGCGGGACGCCATGCGCGACGAGCGGGTGCTCGACCTGGTCCGCACCACCAGCCGGATCCATGTGGTGGAGGAGTCCCGGCACATGCGGTTCGCCCGCGCGGAGATCCGCGACCGGGTGGCCGGCACCGGCCGGCTGCGCCGCCAGGCCGCCGCGATGTCCATCGCCGTGGTCGCCTACGTCATCGTCACCAGCCTGGTCAACGACGGGGTCTTCGCCGCGGCGGGACTCGACCCGGCCCGCGCCCGGGAGGAGGCCCGGCGCAACCCCCACCACCACGCCATGATGCGCAGCAGCGGCGCCCCGCTGATGCGCTTCCTCGGCGGCGCCGGACTGCTGACCCGCCCGGCCTCCGCCCTCTACCAGCGCGTCCACCTGCTCTGA
- a CDS encoding FAD-dependent oxidoreductase codes for MAYAITQPCCADASCVAVCPVNCIHPAPGEPDFGSTDLLYIDPRTCIDCGACTDACPVEAIVPVERLTGADTEYAEQSAAYYRGRTAEPAWPQPEIPSSLPWAGKRGGARAPRVAIVGTGPAACYTAEALLHSTGARITLYERLPVPGGLLRFGVAPDHPATRRMLDSFAPLLRHPRIELRLDTEVGRDVSHRELTDRYDAVVYAVGAASSRALAVPGAGRLPGSLTAGRLVAWYNGHPDVPGNAVDLREVRRAVVVGTGNVALDAARMLATAPERLADTEIAAHALAALRSSALREVVVLGRRGPEHAAWTWPELHAIRHHPDFDLLLDEEGRVDLTAPPADSGRRRVVVRFSTAIEAAEPRPEGRDRLGAVRATGAGTIPAELLVAAIGQRGAPVPGLPFDPAAAVVPNQRGRVDGLPRTYVAGWIKRGPNGGIGANRGCAQETVDALIEDLAAAAAAAAPVPALG; via the coding sequence ATGGCCTACGCGATCACCCAGCCCTGCTGCGCCGACGCCTCGTGCGTCGCGGTCTGCCCGGTCAACTGCATCCACCCCGCCCCCGGGGAGCCGGACTTCGGGTCCACCGACCTCCTCTACATCGACCCGCGCACCTGCATCGACTGCGGCGCCTGCACCGACGCCTGCCCGGTGGAGGCGATCGTCCCGGTGGAGCGGCTGACCGGCGCGGACACCGAGTACGCCGAGCAGAGCGCCGCGTACTACCGCGGGCGGACCGCCGAGCCCGCCTGGCCGCAGCCGGAGATCCCGTCCTCGCTCCCATGGGCCGGAAAGCGCGGCGGAGCGCGCGCCCCCCGGGTGGCGATCGTCGGCACCGGCCCCGCCGCCTGCTACACCGCAGAGGCGCTGCTGCACTCCACGGGCGCCAGGATCACCCTCTACGAGCGGTTGCCGGTCCCCGGTGGGCTGCTCCGCTTCGGGGTCGCCCCGGACCACCCGGCCACCCGGCGGATGCTGGACTCCTTCGCCCCGCTGCTCCGCCACCCGCGGATCGAACTGCGGCTCGACACCGAGGTCGGACGGGACGTCAGCCACCGGGAACTGACCGACCGGTACGACGCCGTCGTCTACGCGGTGGGCGCGGCCTCCTCGCGCGCGCTGGCGGTGCCCGGGGCCGGCCGGCTGCCCGGCAGCCTGACCGCGGGCCGCCTGGTGGCCTGGTACAACGGCCATCCGGACGTCCCCGGCAATGCCGTCGACCTCCGCGAGGTGCGCCGCGCGGTGGTGGTCGGCACCGGCAATGTCGCCCTGGACGCGGCCCGGATGCTGGCCACCGCCCCGGAGCGGCTGGCGGACACCGAGATCGCCGCCCACGCCCTGGCCGCACTCCGCTCCTCGGCCCTGCGCGAGGTGGTCGTCCTCGGCCGGCGCGGCCCCGAGCACGCCGCCTGGACCTGGCCCGAGCTGCACGCCATCCGCCACCACCCGGACTTCGACCTGCTGCTGGACGAGGAGGGCCGAGTCGACCTGACCGCCCCGCCGGCCGACTCGGGCCGGCGCCGGGTCGTGGTCCGCTTCTCCACCGCCATCGAGGCCGCCGAGCCCCGCCCGGAGGGCCGGGACCGCCTCGGCGCGGTGCGCGCCACCGGCGCCGGCACCATCCCGGCCGAACTGCTGGTCGCCGCGATCGGCCAGCGCGGGGCCCCCGTCCCCGGCCTGCCGTTCGATCCGGCGGCGGCCGTGGTGCCGAACCAGCGCGGCCGGGTGGACGGGCTCCCCCGCACCTATGTGGCGGGCTGGATCAAGCGCGGCCCGAACGGCGGGATCGGCGCCAACCGGGGCTGCGCCCAGGAGACCGTGGACGCCCTGATCGAGGATCTCGCCGCGGCCGCCGCGGCCGCCGCCCCGGTACCGGCCCTCGGCTGA
- a CDS encoding NADP-dependent oxidoreductase, whose product MRKVSFAEFGGPEVLRLVDAEEPHAGPGRIRVAVGAAGVNPVDWRIREGQVLQAHPIELPAGVGLDAAGVVDEVGEGVEGVRVGDRVFGEGSSTYAEYAVLSAWALMPEGLTFEEAAGYPSVVETAVRIIREAAVKPGQTLLVSGASGGVGSAVLQIARDRGIAVIGTAGAANQDYLRSLGALATTYGEGWVERVRRIGRVDAALDLAGSGVVRELVELTGDPRRVVSIADLDAPRHGVRFSGTAGSVPEALAVAVDLIARGRLRIPVEKSYPLAEAAAAHADSKAGHTRGRRVLVV is encoded by the coding sequence ATGAGAAAAGTGAGCTTCGCCGAGTTCGGTGGTCCGGAAGTGCTGCGGCTGGTGGACGCCGAGGAGCCCCACGCGGGCCCCGGCCGGATACGCGTGGCCGTGGGGGCGGCCGGGGTGAACCCCGTCGACTGGAGGATCCGGGAGGGGCAGGTGCTCCAGGCGCATCCGATCGAGCTGCCCGCCGGGGTCGGCCTGGACGCCGCCGGGGTGGTGGACGAGGTGGGCGAGGGCGTCGAGGGGGTCCGGGTCGGCGACCGGGTGTTCGGCGAGGGCTCCAGCACCTACGCCGAGTACGCCGTGCTGTCCGCCTGGGCCCTGATGCCCGAGGGGCTGACCTTCGAGGAGGCGGCCGGCTACCCGTCGGTGGTGGAGACCGCGGTGCGGATCATCCGCGAGGCCGCTGTGAAACCCGGCCAGACGCTGCTGGTCAGCGGTGCGTCCGGGGGAGTGGGCTCGGCGGTGCTGCAGATCGCCCGGGACCGCGGGATCGCGGTGATCGGCACCGCCGGAGCCGCCAACCAGGACTATCTGCGCAGCCTGGGCGCCCTCGCCACCACCTACGGCGAGGGCTGGGTCGAACGGGTGCGGCGGATCGGCCGGGTCGACGCCGCCCTCGATCTGGCCGGCTCGGGGGTGGTCCGCGAGCTCGTCGAGCTGACCGGGGATCCGCGGCGGGTGGTCTCGATCGCCGATCTGGACGCGCCGCGGCACGGCGTCCGGTTCTCCGGGACGGCCGGGAGCGTGCCGGAGGCGCTGGCGGTGGCCGTCGATCTCATCGCGCGGGGCCGGCTCCGCATCCCGGTCGAGAAGTCCTACCCGCTGGCCGAGGCCGCGGCGGCGCACGCCGACAGCAAGGCGGGGCACACCCGCGGGCGACGCGTGCTGGTGGTCTGA
- a CDS encoding TetR/AcrR family transcriptional regulator, producing MTSPPGRRERKKAATRQKIADTALRLFLERGYDPVGIREVAAEADVAVTTLFSHFASKEALVFERDDDFERRLRSAVTDLAPDSPLIPALRREVEALVRHCTSEDAAPVWRLIAATPALREYEESMRLRHAESLAVAIAAGPGRTRTATACRTIARFVIDGYSLAREAADPQAALDEIFRMVEAAWETA from the coding sequence ATGACCTCGCCGCCCGGGCGCCGTGAGCGCAAGAAGGCCGCCACCCGCCAGAAGATCGCCGACACCGCCCTGCGGCTCTTCCTGGAGCGCGGATACGACCCGGTGGGCATCCGCGAGGTGGCCGCCGAGGCCGACGTGGCCGTCACCACGCTGTTCTCCCACTTCGCCTCGAAAGAGGCCCTGGTCTTCGAGCGGGACGACGACTTCGAGCGGCGCCTCCGCAGCGCCGTCACCGACCTGGCGCCGGACTCGCCGCTGATCCCCGCGCTGCGCCGCGAGGTCGAGGCCCTGGTGCGGCACTGCACCTCGGAGGACGCCGCACCGGTCTGGCGGCTGATCGCCGCGACCCCCGCCCTGCGGGAGTACGAGGAGTCGATGCGGCTGCGGCACGCCGAGTCGCTGGCGGTCGCCATCGCCGCCGGCCCCGGCCGGACGCGGACCGCGACGGCCTGCCGGACGATCGCGAGGTTCGTGATCGACGGCTACTCGCTGGCCCGGGAGGCCGCCGATCCGCAGGCCGCGCTGGACGAGATCTTCCGGATGGTCGAGGCCGCCTGGGAGACCGCCTGA
- a CDS encoding class I SAM-dependent methyltransferase, whose protein sequence is MGDHGDRSFEELVEEAAAVPVDGWDFSWLEGRATEARPSWGYQRLMAGRLADPALRSALDLQTGGGEVLAGADRYPPAMAATEAWPPNLARAGELLIPRGVVVVGAPETGPLPFPDAAFDLVTSRHPARIPWDEIARVLRPGGHYLAQHVGPASGFELIEFLLGPLGEEHRRSRSPEVEAEEARAAGLELTGPPRCERTRIEVFDIGAVVYLLRKLVWWVPGFTVERYEERLRALDAVLRRDGRFTAYSSRTLFEARRPARAGRS, encoded by the coding sequence ATGGGCGATCACGGTGACAGGAGCTTCGAGGAGCTGGTCGAGGAGGCCGCGGCGGTCCCCGTGGACGGCTGGGACTTCTCGTGGCTGGAGGGCAGGGCCACCGAGGCCCGCCCCTCCTGGGGGTACCAGCGGCTGATGGCCGGGCGCCTGGCCGACCCGGCCCTGCGGTCGGCGCTGGACCTGCAGACCGGCGGCGGCGAGGTGCTGGCTGGCGCGGACCGCTACCCGCCGGCGATGGCGGCCACCGAGGCCTGGCCGCCCAACCTGGCCAGGGCCGGCGAACTGCTGATCCCGCGCGGGGTGGTGGTGGTCGGCGCCCCCGAGACGGGTCCGCTGCCGTTCCCGGACGCCGCCTTCGACCTGGTGACCAGCCGCCATCCGGCGCGGATCCCGTGGGACGAGATCGCCCGGGTGCTCCGGCCCGGCGGGCACTACCTGGCCCAGCACGTCGGACCGGCGAGCGGCTTCGAGCTGATCGAGTTCCTCCTCGGTCCGCTGGGCGAGGAGCACCGCCGCTCCCGCAGTCCCGAGGTGGAGGCCGAGGAGGCCCGCGCGGCCGGTCTCGAACTCACCGGGCCGCCGCGCTGCGAGCGCACCCGGATCGAGGTCTTCGACATCGGCGCGGTGGTCTACCTCCTGCGCAAGCTGGTCTGGTGGGTCCCCGGCTTCACCGTGGAGCGGTACGAGGAGCGGCTGCGCGCCCTGGACGCGGTGCTCCGCCGCGACGGCCGCTTCACCGCGTACTCCTCCCGCACCCTGTTCGAGGCCCGCCGGCCGGCTCGGGCCGGCCGAAGCTGA
- a CDS encoding IlvD/Edd family dehydratase: MPTNGLRSQSWYAGSSGDEERSGYIHRAWMRRGLPDDAFTGRPQIAIANTASDLTPCNSHLDEVAAAVRDGVHEAGGIALNLPVVSLGETLLKPTAMLWRNMAAMSTEEMLRGNPVDGAVLLGGCDKTIPSLLMAAASVDLPSVVVPGGPMLTGTFRGRPLGCGTDVWRLSEEVRSGELSAEDFTASESAMIRSRGHCNTMGTASTMGLLAEALGTVLPGTAGIPAPDSRLLRAARESGRLAVEMVRADRRPSTLLTEGSFRNAIVALAALGGSTNAVVHLLAIAGRLGIPLSLDDFDRIGSGVPLLTDLQPAGRYLMEDLHRAGGLHAVLREVRDLLDPEALTVTGRPLAGYLDDARIWDTEVIRERERPLQPDAGIAVLRGNLAPDGAVIKPAAATPELLSHRGRAMVFDSIEDFRARVDDPDLDVDADTVLVLRGCGPKGYPGMPEVSNLPLPPKLLRQGVRDMVRICDGRMSGTAYGTVVLHVAPEAAAGGPLALIRTGDWIELDVAARTLNVDLPAEELAARKPSTEAAAGYAAPVRGWERLYVDHVRQADTGADLDFLVGRSGSAVSRDSH; the protein is encoded by the coding sequence ATGCCGACGAACGGATTGCGCAGCCAGAGCTGGTACGCGGGGTCGAGCGGGGACGAGGAGCGGAGCGGGTACATCCACCGGGCCTGGATGCGGCGCGGACTGCCGGACGACGCCTTCACCGGCCGTCCGCAGATCGCCATCGCCAACACCGCCTCGGATCTGACGCCCTGCAACTCGCATCTCGACGAGGTCGCCGCCGCGGTCCGGGACGGCGTCCACGAGGCCGGCGGCATCGCGCTGAACCTCCCCGTCGTCTCGCTCGGCGAGACGCTCCTCAAGCCCACCGCGATGCTCTGGCGGAACATGGCGGCGATGTCCACCGAGGAGATGCTGCGCGGCAATCCGGTCGACGGCGCGGTGCTCCTCGGCGGCTGCGACAAGACCATCCCCTCGCTGCTGATGGCCGCCGCCTCGGTGGACCTCCCCTCGGTGGTGGTGCCCGGCGGGCCGATGCTGACCGGCACCTTCCGCGGCCGCCCGCTGGGCTGCGGCACGGACGTCTGGCGGCTCAGCGAGGAGGTCCGCAGCGGCGAGCTGAGCGCCGAGGACTTCACCGCCTCCGAGTCGGCGATGATTCGCAGCCGCGGGCACTGCAACACCATGGGCACCGCCTCCACCATGGGCCTCCTCGCCGAGGCCCTCGGCACCGTCCTGCCCGGCACCGCCGGGATCCCGGCCCCGGACAGCCGGCTGCTGCGCGCGGCCCGCGAGTCCGGCAGGCTCGCGGTGGAGATGGTCCGCGCGGACCGCCGCCCCTCGACGCTCCTCACCGAGGGCTCGTTCCGGAACGCGATCGTCGCGCTGGCCGCCCTCGGCGGTTCCACCAACGCGGTGGTCCACCTGCTGGCCATAGCCGGCCGCCTCGGCATACCGCTCTCCCTGGACGACTTCGACCGGATCGGCTCCGGCGTACCGCTGCTGACGGACCTTCAGCCGGCCGGCCGGTATCTGATGGAGGACCTCCACCGGGCCGGCGGCCTGCACGCCGTGCTGCGCGAGGTGCGCGACCTGCTGGACCCGGAGGCGCTGACGGTCACCGGCCGCCCGCTCGCCGGCTACCTGGACGACGCCCGGATCTGGGACACCGAGGTGATCCGGGAGCGCGAGCGGCCGCTCCAGCCGGACGCCGGGATCGCCGTGCTGCGCGGCAACCTGGCCCCGGACGGCGCGGTGATCAAGCCCGCCGCGGCCACCCCGGAGCTGCTCAGCCACCGCGGCCGGGCGATGGTCTTCGACAGCATCGAGGACTTCCGCGCCCGGGTCGACGACCCGGACCTGGACGTGGACGCGGACACGGTGCTGGTGCTGCGCGGCTGCGGACCGAAGGGCTACCCCGGCATGCCGGAGGTGTCCAACCTGCCGCTGCCGCCCAAGCTCCTCCGCCAGGGCGTCCGCGACATGGTGCGGATCTGCGACGGCCGGATGAGCGGCACGGCCTACGGCACGGTGGTGCTGCACGTCGCCCCGGAGGCGGCGGCCGGCGGCCCGCTGGCGCTGATCCGCACCGGCGACTGGATCGAACTCGACGTAGCGGCAAGGACGTTGAACGTCGACCTGCCGGCGGAGGAGCTGGCCGCCCGCAAGCCCAGCACCGAGGCGGCGGCCGGCTACGCGGCGCCGGTCCGCGGCTGGGAGCGGCTCTACGTGGACCACGTCCGCCAGGCGGACACCGGGGCCGACCTCGACTTCCTGGTCGGCCGCAGCGGCTCGGCGGTCTCCCGCGACTCACACTGA
- a CDS encoding TauD/TfdA dioxygenase family protein, whose product MTTALPALPAPPALRSWRIPDDGLYEGARVLRRLPEGQRPLTYQSFELTPLGAVIGAEIRGVDLSRPLPEPVRAELDRALLEWKALFFRGQHLTSAQQRAFARNWGELETNPLLAAGDSAEVVRFDKSASAVPTFENVWHADVTFRERPALGAVLQLREVPPRGGDTLWADMAAAYDNLPERVRERIDGARAVHDFIPGFARFYPPERLAALQDRFPPVEHPVVRTHPRTGRRTLFVNASFTTHIVGMASAESDRLLRLLFQQAHVPEFQVRFSWRAGDVALWDNRATQHYAVADYGTHRRVAERVAIAGDRPY is encoded by the coding sequence ATGACCACCGCCCTGCCCGCACTGCCGGCGCCGCCTGCACTGCGTTCCTGGCGGATCCCCGACGACGGCCTGTACGAGGGGGCGCGGGTGCTGCGCCGCCTGCCTGAGGGTCAACGCCCGCTTACGTACCAGTCGTTCGAGCTCACCCCGCTCGGTGCGGTGATCGGCGCGGAGATCCGCGGTGTGGACCTCTCCCGGCCACTGCCGGAGCCGGTGCGCGCGGAGCTGGACCGGGCACTGCTGGAGTGGAAGGCGCTGTTCTTCCGCGGCCAGCACCTGACCTCGGCCCAGCAGCGCGCCTTCGCACGCAACTGGGGCGAGTTGGAGACCAACCCGCTGCTGGCCGCGGGCGACAGCGCGGAGGTGGTGCGGTTCGACAAGTCCGCTTCGGCGGTGCCGACCTTCGAGAACGTCTGGCACGCCGACGTGACCTTCCGGGAGCGGCCGGCGCTGGGCGCGGTGCTCCAGCTGCGGGAGGTGCCGCCGCGCGGGGGCGACACCCTGTGGGCCGACATGGCCGCGGCCTACGACAACCTGCCGGAGCGGGTGCGGGAGCGGATCGACGGGGCCCGGGCGGTGCACGACTTCATCCCCGGCTTCGCCCGCTTCTACCCGCCCGAGCGGCTGGCCGCCCTCCAGGACCGCTTCCCGCCGGTGGAGCACCCCGTGGTACGGACCCATCCGCGGACCGGGCGGCGGACGCTCTTCGTCAACGCCTCCTTCACCACCCACATCGTGGGAATGGCGAGCGCCGAGAGCGACCGGCTGCTGCGGCTGCTCTTCCAGCAGGCGCACGTCCCGGAGTTCCAGGTGCGGTTCAGCTGGCGGGCGGGCGACGTCGCGCTCTGGGACAACCGGGCCACCCAGCACTACGCGGTCGCGGACTACGGCACCCATCGGCGGGTCGCCGAGCGGGTGGCGATCGCCGGCGACCGCCCGTACTGA
- the ku gene encoding non-homologous end joining protein Ku: MPQATWTGAITFGLVTVPVSLFAATSQHSGPALHQVHRKDGARIRLKRICEEEGKEVPYREIAKGYESPDGRTVVLEDQDFAELPVPSRKVIDVLAFVDAESVDPVRYSTPYYVGPAEKSPVKPYQLLRDALVESGRMAVAKVTLRTRESLAVLRVQGDLLVLQTMLWPDEIRDPAGIAPGGKDQVRPQELKMARSLMDTLSEGFDLDEQYDEYAEALERVITAKLEGVEPPTEEEGAERAGGAQVIDLMDALRSSVEAARGGRGGEGEADSKEAPARKSAAEKASEARASSRKSTGTKRAPAKKTAGEKSASEKTAGGKSASGKPAAKKTAAKKTTTGRSPAKKTAAKKTAAKSSRRRAS; the protein is encoded by the coding sequence ATGCCGCAGGCCACCTGGACGGGGGCCATCACCTTCGGGCTGGTCACCGTCCCCGTCTCGCTCTTCGCCGCCACTTCGCAGCACTCCGGCCCGGCCCTCCACCAGGTGCACCGCAAGGACGGCGCCCGGATCAGGCTGAAGCGCATCTGCGAGGAGGAGGGCAAGGAGGTCCCGTACCGCGAGATCGCCAAGGGGTACGAGTCCCCGGACGGGCGGACCGTCGTCCTCGAGGACCAGGACTTCGCCGAGCTCCCGGTGCCCAGCCGCAAGGTGATCGACGTGCTGGCCTTCGTGGACGCGGAGTCGGTCGACCCGGTGCGCTACTCCACCCCGTACTACGTCGGCCCGGCCGAGAAGTCGCCGGTCAAGCCGTACCAGCTGCTGCGGGACGCGCTGGTCGAGTCGGGGCGGATGGCGGTGGCCAAGGTGACCCTGCGGACCCGGGAGTCGCTGGCCGTGCTGCGCGTCCAGGGCGACCTGCTGGTGCTCCAGACCATGCTGTGGCCGGACGAGATCCGCGACCCGGCCGGGATCGCCCCCGGCGGCAAGGACCAGGTCCGGCCGCAGGAGCTGAAGATGGCCAGGTCGCTGATGGACACCCTGTCCGAGGGCTTCGATCTGGACGAGCAGTACGACGAGTACGCCGAGGCGCTCGAACGGGTGATCACCGCCAAACTGGAGGGGGTGGAGCCGCCCACGGAGGAGGAGGGCGCGGAGCGCGCCGGCGGGGCGCAGGTGATCGACCTGATGGACGCCCTGCGCAGCAGCGTCGAGGCGGCCAGGGGCGGCCGCGGCGGCGAGGGGGAGGCGGACTCGAAGGAGGCGCCGGCCAGGAAGTCCGCGGCGGAGAAGGCGTCCGAGGCCAGGGCCTCCTCCCGGAAGTCCACCGGGACGAAGCGGGCCCCGGCGAAGAAGACCGCGGGTGAGAAGTCCGCGAGTGAGAAGACCGCGGGTGGGAAGTCCGCGAGTGGGAAGCCCGCCGCCAAGAAGACCGCCGCGAAGAAGACCACGACCGGAAGGTCCCCCGCGAAGAAGACCGCCGCCAAGAAGACGGCGGCCAAGTCCTCGCGCCGCCGCGCTTCCTGA
- a CDS encoding MarR family winged helix-turn-helix transcriptional regulator — protein MSRATTRQHAANPHDAPDPTEADIAAFQAATRDLVGIALRSLEVTGGQVSLPQLRLLLALDELGRSPSSAIARALGLGASSVTRLADRLVESGHVVRGTEPSHRSVVTLELTERGAGLVGAVLEHRREHFRRALRGLTPAQRKATAEGLRALHAVLAADPEHHSPIAPLSL, from the coding sequence ATGTCGAGGGCTACCACAAGGCAGCACGCAGCGAATCCGCACGACGCACCGGATCCGACCGAGGCCGACATCGCGGCCTTCCAGGCGGCTACCCGCGATCTGGTCGGAATCGCCCTGCGGAGCCTGGAGGTGACGGGCGGTCAGGTCTCGCTGCCGCAGCTGCGCCTGCTGCTGGCCCTGGACGAGCTCGGACGCAGCCCCTCCTCGGCGATCGCCCGCGCGCTGGGCCTCGGCGCCTCCTCGGTGACCCGGCTGGCCGACCGGCTGGTGGAGTCCGGGCATGTGGTGCGCGGCACCGAGCCCTCGCATCGCAGCGTGGTCACCCTGGAGCTCACCGAACGCGGCGCCGGCCTGGTCGGGGCCGTGCTCGAGCACCGCCGGGAGCACTTCCGGCGCGCGCTGCGGGGTCTCACCCCGGCCCAGCGGAAGGCCACCGCCGAGGGCCTCCGCGCCCTCCACGCGGTCCTCGCCGCCGACCCGGAGCACCACTCGCCGATCGCCCCGCTCAGTCTCTGA